A window of the Hippoglossus stenolepis isolate QCI-W04-F060 chromosome 8, HSTE1.2, whole genome shotgun sequence genome harbors these coding sequences:
- the LOC118113670 gene encoding regulator of G-protein signaling 22: MCGLVSAELPHLTADNFVHTLATDDVLAHFFNDFLSLPSFPEAVLYNQETRLFELVSGAAEFISRRIITVLHHSKSQLLTGDPSVLTRTPPLDNHFTVSCLDRKQGIQWIMEERLPLFLQSDCYIEYRLAKLLCQWDPNIYIQRRRSSSRSLENISSKQGSMTKYNLTYLPSDQKERINTKCKESSGCFSSCSEPENPCTFPALFSSCSSSSNLKCNKTQEPQSTQIELHLCSEMQYLKESRGQSFESVEAQLEGLAAKIVKQVLNNALSVMTDESQGNISDCFNMSAEQTNCTSKEEKLCECVCQHSANGGREPLEGIQAKVQEDKMGNAVEEKTEWDKRNREVGSWDKGRGNVCDIGCHVNCCLDNRPGLDEFMEFLRGTPGEKLINLWMDIEKLNPVQPERKNRHLVLMRGRYLLSSSHSSLNTELLSTLGLTTSTCWTEEKLCSVQPCLIDALLYYWAPRFWKSQFAQEDHDDSSNKRLWTGWGSRPLSGRQPHRDLLTLPLLVPDSSLSRPPITSYCSRSQLLGSRRMETMLQALCVDSRAGLFFTHFCVQTGNQLWENAVYFWTDLQHYQELFYQEGLDPYRVQREAQLLYSTYLSASARRSIGVDKEVRKKVYDRLMPAFEELFDEVEENTLNILLQPWTLLLSRDKESFKKVHVQEEVHRVDSEEYRELQSVFEESERRLKEVELATHSWNVAFHSWSRVSPNYQGYRLGSLLRQHHEIGHFMSFLQNQDASIHLTCWLDLEQYRRTPQKDKAVKQERSSHIATKYLNRKYFFGPESPASTEQQNDILYLAGGLERLKLECLSNRVVVEIQDIIRNHIEKTWLPQFLSTAEFTERQKHRPQHQAAGRLSQHVHHRRGSRRKSWKASSSWMSSSKEILLFRQILLNPVTCTQFQHFVSLKGDFLENDMLFWLEVQRYKDLCHSHSDEATIQQKISTIINCFINSSMPPTLQIDIPPEQAQHILEKRHELGPYIFREAQMSVFSELLKFWPEFQDLCSSVEEEQLLPLLQDKRVKHRARVRRQRRKVEEDEEEDERSRAQEEWETQESSFKEAEDMDSDTDDTEEPERRSGRSGQRERRTQSRVLSSATQPLSWSYSKYMAALKREEVLLRRKSQLGASFATASDSSCCSVRSADSQLSHRRSHRSSRAESTKCNRYNSK; encoded by the exons agTTACCACATCTTACTGCTGACAATTTT GTACACACTCTGGCCACTGATGATGTATTAGCTCACTTCTTCAATGATTTCTTAAGTCTGCCG TCTTTTCCTGAGGCTGTGCTGTACAACCAGGAGACGCGTCTGTTTGAGCTGGTGAGCGGCGCAGCTGAGTTTATCTCCAGAAGAATCATAACCGTTCTACACCACAGCAAATCCCAGCTTCTGACTGGTGACCCCTCTGTGCTGACCAGAACTCCTCCTCTGGACAACCACTTCACTGTCTCT TGTCTGGACAGAAAACAAGGAATCCAGTGGATCATGGAGGAAAGATTGCCACTTTTCCTTCAGAGTGATTGCTACATTGAATACAG actgGCCAAGTTGTTGTGTCAGTGGGACCCAAACATCTATATccagagaaggaggagca GCTCACGTTCTCTAGAGAACATTTCATCCAAACAAG GGTCAATGACAAAGTACAACTTGACGTATCTACCTTCTGACCAGAAGGAACGCATCAATACAAAATGCAAGGAATCATCCGGATGCTTCTCCAGCTGTTCTGAGCCAGAGAACCCATGTACCTTTCCCGCTTTGTTCTCAtcatgttcctcctcctctaaccttaaatgtaataaaacccAGGAACCCCAGAGCACACAAATAGAGCTGCACCTCTGCTCAGAGATGCAATATCTCAAAGAATCCAGGGGCCAGAGTTTTGAGTCTGTTGAGGCACAGCTGGAGGGCCTGGCTGCCAAAATAGTTAAACAAGTGCTTAACAATGCCCTGAGCGTTATGACTGATGAGAGCCAGGGAAACATTTCTGACTGTTTCAACATGTCAGCAGAGCAGACAAACTGCACCAGCAAGGAGGAgaaattgtgtgaatgtgtttgccAACATTCAGCTAATGGAGGCAGAGAGCCACTGGAGGGGATACAAGCGAAAGTTCAAGAAGACAAGATGGGGAATGCagtggaggagaagacagaATGGGATAAGAGGAATAGGGAGGTGGGGAGTTGGGACAAAGGCCGAGGAAATGTCTGTGATATTGGTTGCCATGTTAACTGTTGTCTGGACAACAGACCTGGCTTGGATGAGTTCATGGAGTTTTTGCGAGGAACGCCTGGAGAGAAACTGATTAATCTCTGGATGGACATAGAAAAACTGAATCCTGTACAGCCAGAGCGGAAGAACAG ACACTTGGTCCTGATGAGGGGCCGGTATCTGCTGAGCAGCAGTCACAGCAGTCtgaacacagagctgctctccACACTGGGACTGACCACCTCCACCTGCTGGACAGAAGAGAAACTGTGTTCAGTTCAGCCCTGCCTCATTGATGCTCTGCTCTACTACTG GGCTCCACGGTTCTGGAAGTCTCAGTTTGCTCAGGAGGACCATGATGACAGCTCCAATAAGAGGCTGTGGACAGGGTGGGGGAGCAGGCCTCTGTCAGGCAGACAGCCTCACCGTGACTTGTTGACTCTGCCTCTCCTCGTCCCTGACAGCTCCTTGTCCCGACCCCCCATCACT TCATATTGTAGCAGAAGTCAATTACTGGGAAGCAGAAGAATGGAGACCATGTTACAGGCTCTCTGTGTCGACTCACGCGCCGGCTTGTTCTTCACACACTTCTGTGTTCAAACTGGAAACCAG CTGTGGGAGAATGCAGTTTACTTCTGGACCGACCTACAGCACTACCAGGAACTGTTTTACCAGGAGGGTCTGGATCCCTACAGAGTACAGAGGGAGGCACAG ctccTATACTCCACATATCTGTCCGCCTCTGCCAGGAGGAGCATTGGCGTGGATAAGGAGGTCAGAAAGAAGGTGTACGACCGACTAATGCCGGCTTTTGAGGAGCTGTTTGACGAGGTGGAGGAGAATACACTGAACATCCTGCTGCAGCCATGGACACTGCTGCTCAGCAGGGACAAAGAGTCCTTCAAGAAG gtgcatGTGCAGGAGGAGGTACACAGGGTTGACAGTGAGGAGTACAGGGAACTCCAGAGTGTGTTTGAGGAGTCAGAGCGTCGACTGAAAGAGGTCGAGTTAGCCACACACTCATGGAATGTTG CATTCCACTCTTGGTCCAGAGTGTCTCCAAATTACCAAGGTTACCGTCTGGGTTCCTTACTCCGTCAGCACCATGAGATTGGACACTTCATGTCTTTCCTTCAGAATCAGGATGCCAG TATTCATCTGACATGTTGGCTGGATTTGGAGCAGTACAGGAGGACTCCTCAGAAAGACAAGGCTGTCAAACAAGAGAGGTCCTCTCACATTGCAACCAAATACCTCAACAGGAAGTATTTCTTTGGCCCTGAAAGCCCTGCCTCCACAGAACAACAGAATGAC atattgTACCTGGCTGGTGGGCTGGAGCGTCTGAAGCTGGAGTGTCTCTCAAACCGGGTTGTTGTGGAGATCCAGGACATCATCAGGAATCACATAGagaaaacatggctgcctcagTTTTTGTCCACCGCAGAGTTTACAGAGCGACAGAAACACAGACCACAG CACCAAGCAGCAGGCAGGCTCTCACAGCACGTCCACCACCGACGCGGATCCAGGAGAAAATCCTGGAAG GCCAGCAGCTCATGGATGAGTTCCTCCAAAGAGATTCTCCTGTTTCGACAGATCTTACTCAACCCTGTCACTTGTACGCAGTTCCAGCACTTTGTCTCCCTGAAGGGAGACTTCCTGGAGAATGACATGCTCTTTTGGCTCGAGGTCCAGAGGTAtaag GACCTTTGTCACTCTCACAGCGATGAGGCCACCATCCAGCAGAAGATCTCCACCATCATCAACTGTTTCATCAACTCGTCCATGCCCCCCACCTTGCAGATAGATATCCCTCCTGAACAGGCCCAGCACATTCTGGAGAAACGACACGAGCTTGGCCCTTACATCTTCAGAGAAGCacag ATGTCAGTGTTCAGCGAATTGCTGAAGTTTTGGCCCGAATTTCAAGATCTGTGCAGCAGCGTCGAAGAGGAGCAACTTCTTCCTCTACTGCAGGACAAACGAGTCAAACACAGAGCCAGAGTGcgaagacagaggaggaaagtggaagaggatgaagaggaggatgagaggagtaGAGCTCAG GAAGAGTGGGAGACACAAGAATCAAGTTTTAAAGAAGCAGAAGACATGGACAGTGACACAGATGATACAGAGGAACCGGAGAGAAGAAGCGGTAGAAGTGGACAAAGGGAGCGGAGGACACAGAGCAGAGTGCTGTCGTCGGCCACTCAGCCG CTGTCGTGGTCCTACTCCAAATACATGGCAGCtctgaagagagaggaggtgctgctgaggaggaagagtcaGCTGGGAGCCTCATTTGCCACAGCCTcag actcctcctgctgcagcgtCAGGTCAGCAGACAGTCAGCTCAGCCACAGACGGTCACACCGCTCCTCCAGAGCAGAGAGTACAAAGTGTAATAGATATAACAGTAAGTGA